A window from Onychostoma macrolepis isolate SWU-2019 chromosome 07, ASM1243209v1, whole genome shotgun sequence encodes these proteins:
- the anp32a gene encoding acidic leucine-rich nuclear phosphoprotein 32 family member A, which produces MDMKKRIHLELRNRTPSDVKELVLDNCRSNEGKIEGLTDEFEELEFLSTINVGLTSVANLPKLNKLKKLELSDNRISGGLEVLAEKCPNLTHLNLSGNKIKDLSTIEPLKKLESLKSLDLFNCEVTNLNDYRENVFKLLPQLTYLDGYDKEDKEAPDSDAEAYVEGLDDDEDDEDEGEEEEYDEDAAPGDEDEEEGEEDDEEEGEEEEEEDISGEEEEEEELNDGEVDDEEDFEEERGQKRKRELDEEGEEDDD; this is translated from the exons ATGGATATGAAAAAGAGAATTCACCTGGAGTTGCGGAACCGGACGCCGTCAGAC GTGAAAGAGCTTGTGCTCGACAACTGTCGGTCAAATGAGGGCAAAATTGAGGGCCTCACTGATGAGTTTGAGGAACTGGAATTTTTAAGCACAATCAACGTAGGCTTAACATCAGTTGCCAATTTGCCAAAGCTAAACAAACTCAAAAAG CTCGAGCTTAGCGATAACAGAATCTCAGGGGGTCTGGAGGTACTGGCAGAGAAATGTCCCAACCTCACCCATCTCAACCTCAGCGGCAACAAAATTAAAGACCTCAGCACCATCGAACCCCTG AAAAAATTGGAAAGCCTCAAAAGTTTAGACTTGTTCAACTGTGAGGTGACAAACCTGAATGACTACAGAGAAAATGTTTTCAAGCTGCTCCCTCAGTTGACATATCTCGACGGCTATGACAAAGAGGATAAAGAAGCACCAGACTCTGACGCCGAAGCTTACGTCGAAGGCCTAGACGACGacgaggatgatgaagatg AGGGAGAAGAGGAGGAGTATGATGAAGATGCAGCTCCAggagatgaagatgaagaagagggagaggaggatgatgaggaagagggagaagaggaggaagaagaggacATTAGCGGAGAG gaagaggaggaagaagagTTAAATGACGGTGAGGTAGATGATGAGGAAGACTTTG AGGAGGAGCGGGGTCAGAAGAGGAAAAGAGAGCTGGATGAGGAAGGGGAGGAAGATGATGACTGA
- the coro2ba gene encoding coronin-2B isoform X2 produces MTVTKMSWRPTYRSSKFRNVYGKVANREHCFEGIPITKNVHDNHFCAVNARFLAIVTESAGGGSFVVIPVTQFGRIDPHYPKVCGHQGKVLDIKWNPFHDNIIASCSEDSSVRIWEIPDGGLRRSLTESVLELYGHSRRVGLIEWHPTTSGILFSAGYDYKILIWNLEIGEPVKMIDCHTDVILCMSFNTEGSLLATSCKDKKLRVIEPRSGKVLQEANVKNHKVNRVVFLGNMKRLLTTGVSRWNTRQIALWDQEDLSMPIIEEEIDGLSGLLFPFYDADTHMLYLAGKGDGNIRYYEITLEKPYLQYLMEFRSPAPQKGLGVMPKHGLDVGACEVFRFYKLVTLKGLIEPISMIVPRRSETYQEDIYPMTPGTEPALSADEWLSGINRGPVLMSLKEGYNRPNKLVFKAPVKEKKGGVVNGIDLLENVPPRTENELLRMFFRQQEELRRLKDELTQKDIKIRQLELELNNIRNSPNINNNNNSNSSSSNGSSI; encoded by the exons ATGTCATGGCGGCCGACCTACCGGAGCTCCAAGTTTCGAAACGTCTATGGCAAAGTGGCCAACCGAGAGCACTGCTTCGAGGGCATCCCGATCACAAAGAACGTCCATGACAACCACTTCTGCGCGGTCAACGCCAGGTTCCTCGCCATAGTAACGGAGAGCGCGGGAGGAGGATCTTTCGTCGTTATCCCGGTCACTCAG TTTGGCCGTATCGACCCTCACTATCCAAAGGTCTGCGGTCACCAAGGCAAGGTGCTGGACATCAAATGGAATCCTTTCCATGACAACATAATCGCTTCTTGTTCAGAGGACTCTTCT GTGCGAATATGGGAGATTCCTGATGGTGGACTGAGGAGGAGTTTGACAGAGTCTGTATTAGAACTGTACGGCCACAGCAGGCGTGTGGGGCTCATAGAGTGGCACCCAACCACTAGTGGGATTCTCTTCAGTGCTGGCTATGACTACAAG ATCCTCATTTGGAATCTTGAGATTGGAGAGCCAGTGAAAATGATTGACTGTCACACAGATGTGATCCTCTGTATGTCATTTAACACAGAGGGCAGCCTGCTGGCCACCAGCTGCAAGGACAAGAAGCTCCGCGTCATCGAGCCCCGCTCTGGCAAAGTGCTACAG GAGGCGAACGTTAAAAACCACAAAGTGAACCGTGTTGTGTTCCTAGGCAACATGAAACGACTCCTAACGACAGGTGTGTCTCGCTGGAACACACGCCAGATTGCTCTCTGGGACCAG GAGGATCTGTCCATGCCAATCATTGAGGAGGAGATTGACGGCCTTTCAGGACTGCTTTTCCCTTTCTATGATGCAGACACACATATGCTCTACTTAGCAGGCAAG GGTGATGGGAACATCCGGTACTATGAGATCACCCTGGAGAAACCCTACCTGCAGTATCTCATGGAGTTCAGGTCCCCTGCACCACAGAAAGGGCTCG GAGTGATGCCAAAGCATGGGCTGGATGTAGGAGCGTGTGAAGTCTTCAGGTTTTATAAATTGGTGACTCTAAAGGGCCTGATTGAGCCAATCTCTATGATTGTACCTAGAAGG TCAGAGACATATCAGGAGGACATATATCCCATGACTCCTGGGACAGAACCTGCTCTGTCTGCCGATGAGTGGCTCAGTGGAATCAACCGAG GTCCGGTGCTCATGTCCTTGAAAGAGGGCTACAACAGACCAAACAAGCTGGTGTTCAAGGCTCCTGTGAAGGAGAAGAAGGGTGGAGTGGTCAATGGGATTGACCTGCTAGAAAACGTGCCTCCCCGTACAGAGAATGAG CTCTTGCGGATGTTCTTCAGGCAGCAGGAAGAGTTGCGGCGACTGAAGGACGAACTTACGCAGAAGGACATTAAGATTCGACAGCTTGAGCTGGAGCTCAATAACATAAGGAACAGCCCAAAtatcaacaacaataacaacagcaacagcagcagcagcaatggTAGCAGCATTTGA
- the coro2ba gene encoding coronin-2B isoform X1 has product MTVTKMSWRPTYRSSKFRNVYGKVANREHCFEGIPITKNVHDNHFCAVNARFLAIVTESAGGGSFVVIPVTQFGRIDPHYPKVCGHQGKVLDIKWNPFHDNIIASCSEDSSVRIWEIPDGGLRRSLTESVLELYGHSRRVGLIEWHPTTSGILFSAGYDYKILIWNLEIGEPVKMIDCHTDVILCMSFNTEGSLLATSCKDKKLRVIEPRSGKVLQQEANVKNHKVNRVVFLGNMKRLLTTGVSRWNTRQIALWDQEDLSMPIIEEEIDGLSGLLFPFYDADTHMLYLAGKGDGNIRYYEITLEKPYLQYLMEFRSPAPQKGLGVMPKHGLDVGACEVFRFYKLVTLKGLIEPISMIVPRRSETYQEDIYPMTPGTEPALSADEWLSGINRGPVLMSLKEGYNRPNKLVFKAPVKEKKGGVVNGIDLLENVPPRTENELLRMFFRQQEELRRLKDELTQKDIKIRQLELELNNIRNSPNINNNNNSNSSSSNGSSI; this is encoded by the exons ATGTCATGGCGGCCGACCTACCGGAGCTCCAAGTTTCGAAACGTCTATGGCAAAGTGGCCAACCGAGAGCACTGCTTCGAGGGCATCCCGATCACAAAGAACGTCCATGACAACCACTTCTGCGCGGTCAACGCCAGGTTCCTCGCCATAGTAACGGAGAGCGCGGGAGGAGGATCTTTCGTCGTTATCCCGGTCACTCAG TTTGGCCGTATCGACCCTCACTATCCAAAGGTCTGCGGTCACCAAGGCAAGGTGCTGGACATCAAATGGAATCCTTTCCATGACAACATAATCGCTTCTTGTTCAGAGGACTCTTCT GTGCGAATATGGGAGATTCCTGATGGTGGACTGAGGAGGAGTTTGACAGAGTCTGTATTAGAACTGTACGGCCACAGCAGGCGTGTGGGGCTCATAGAGTGGCACCCAACCACTAGTGGGATTCTCTTCAGTGCTGGCTATGACTACAAG ATCCTCATTTGGAATCTTGAGATTGGAGAGCCAGTGAAAATGATTGACTGTCACACAGATGTGATCCTCTGTATGTCATTTAACACAGAGGGCAGCCTGCTGGCCACCAGCTGCAAGGACAAGAAGCTCCGCGTCATCGAGCCCCGCTCTGGCAAAGTGCTACAG CAGGAGGCGAACGTTAAAAACCACAAAGTGAACCGTGTTGTGTTCCTAGGCAACATGAAACGACTCCTAACGACAGGTGTGTCTCGCTGGAACACACGCCAGATTGCTCTCTGGGACCAG GAGGATCTGTCCATGCCAATCATTGAGGAGGAGATTGACGGCCTTTCAGGACTGCTTTTCCCTTTCTATGATGCAGACACACATATGCTCTACTTAGCAGGCAAG GGTGATGGGAACATCCGGTACTATGAGATCACCCTGGAGAAACCCTACCTGCAGTATCTCATGGAGTTCAGGTCCCCTGCACCACAGAAAGGGCTCG GAGTGATGCCAAAGCATGGGCTGGATGTAGGAGCGTGTGAAGTCTTCAGGTTTTATAAATTGGTGACTCTAAAGGGCCTGATTGAGCCAATCTCTATGATTGTACCTAGAAGG TCAGAGACATATCAGGAGGACATATATCCCATGACTCCTGGGACAGAACCTGCTCTGTCTGCCGATGAGTGGCTCAGTGGAATCAACCGAG GTCCGGTGCTCATGTCCTTGAAAGAGGGCTACAACAGACCAAACAAGCTGGTGTTCAAGGCTCCTGTGAAGGAGAAGAAGGGTGGAGTGGTCAATGGGATTGACCTGCTAGAAAACGTGCCTCCCCGTACAGAGAATGAG CTCTTGCGGATGTTCTTCAGGCAGCAGGAAGAGTTGCGGCGACTGAAGGACGAACTTACGCAGAAGGACATTAAGATTCGACAGCTTGAGCTGGAGCTCAATAACATAAGGAACAGCCCAAAtatcaacaacaataacaacagcaacagcagcagcagcaatggTAGCAGCATTTGA
- the coro2ba gene encoding coronin-2B isoform X3, translating into MSWRPTYRSSKFRNVYGKVANREHCFEGIPITKNVHDNHFCAVNARFLAIVTESAGGGSFVVIPVTQFGRIDPHYPKVCGHQGKVLDIKWNPFHDNIIASCSEDSSVRIWEIPDGGLRRSLTESVLELYGHSRRVGLIEWHPTTSGILFSAGYDYKILIWNLEIGEPVKMIDCHTDVILCMSFNTEGSLLATSCKDKKLRVIEPRSGKVLQQEANVKNHKVNRVVFLGNMKRLLTTGVSRWNTRQIALWDQEDLSMPIIEEEIDGLSGLLFPFYDADTHMLYLAGKGDGNIRYYEITLEKPYLQYLMEFRSPAPQKGLGVMPKHGLDVGACEVFRFYKLVTLKGLIEPISMIVPRRSETYQEDIYPMTPGTEPALSADEWLSGINRGPVLMSLKEGYNRPNKLVFKAPVKEKKGGVVNGIDLLENVPPRTENELLRMFFRQQEELRRLKDELTQKDIKIRQLELELNNIRNSPNINNNNNSNSSSSNGSSI; encoded by the exons ATGTCATGGCGGCCGACCTACCGGAGCTCCAAGTTTCGAAACGTCTATGGCAAAGTGGCCAACCGAGAGCACTGCTTCGAGGGCATCCCGATCACAAAGAACGTCCATGACAACCACTTCTGCGCGGTCAACGCCAGGTTCCTCGCCATAGTAACGGAGAGCGCGGGAGGAGGATCTTTCGTCGTTATCCCGGTCACTCAG TTTGGCCGTATCGACCCTCACTATCCAAAGGTCTGCGGTCACCAAGGCAAGGTGCTGGACATCAAATGGAATCCTTTCCATGACAACATAATCGCTTCTTGTTCAGAGGACTCTTCT GTGCGAATATGGGAGATTCCTGATGGTGGACTGAGGAGGAGTTTGACAGAGTCTGTATTAGAACTGTACGGCCACAGCAGGCGTGTGGGGCTCATAGAGTGGCACCCAACCACTAGTGGGATTCTCTTCAGTGCTGGCTATGACTACAAG ATCCTCATTTGGAATCTTGAGATTGGAGAGCCAGTGAAAATGATTGACTGTCACACAGATGTGATCCTCTGTATGTCATTTAACACAGAGGGCAGCCTGCTGGCCACCAGCTGCAAGGACAAGAAGCTCCGCGTCATCGAGCCCCGCTCTGGCAAAGTGCTACAG CAGGAGGCGAACGTTAAAAACCACAAAGTGAACCGTGTTGTGTTCCTAGGCAACATGAAACGACTCCTAACGACAGGTGTGTCTCGCTGGAACACACGCCAGATTGCTCTCTGGGACCAG GAGGATCTGTCCATGCCAATCATTGAGGAGGAGATTGACGGCCTTTCAGGACTGCTTTTCCCTTTCTATGATGCAGACACACATATGCTCTACTTAGCAGGCAAG GGTGATGGGAACATCCGGTACTATGAGATCACCCTGGAGAAACCCTACCTGCAGTATCTCATGGAGTTCAGGTCCCCTGCACCACAGAAAGGGCTCG GAGTGATGCCAAAGCATGGGCTGGATGTAGGAGCGTGTGAAGTCTTCAGGTTTTATAAATTGGTGACTCTAAAGGGCCTGATTGAGCCAATCTCTATGATTGTACCTAGAAGG TCAGAGACATATCAGGAGGACATATATCCCATGACTCCTGGGACAGAACCTGCTCTGTCTGCCGATGAGTGGCTCAGTGGAATCAACCGAG GTCCGGTGCTCATGTCCTTGAAAGAGGGCTACAACAGACCAAACAAGCTGGTGTTCAAGGCTCCTGTGAAGGAGAAGAAGGGTGGAGTGGTCAATGGGATTGACCTGCTAGAAAACGTGCCTCCCCGTACAGAGAATGAG CTCTTGCGGATGTTCTTCAGGCAGCAGGAAGAGTTGCGGCGACTGAAGGACGAACTTACGCAGAAGGACATTAAGATTCGACAGCTTGAGCTGGAGCTCAATAACATAAGGAACAGCCCAAAtatcaacaacaataacaacagcaacagcagcagcagcaatggTAGCAGCATTTGA